In Streptomyces sp. NBC_00091, the following proteins share a genomic window:
- a CDS encoding pyridoxal 5'-phosphate synthase, which yields MSSSSEFHEVLHSLRVWDSPLPGFDAAAAPGEPLALFREWFVHAARAGQPEPHTMSLATVDSEGRPDVRVLMLHDADERGWHFASHSTSAKGRQLAGRAEAALCFYWPSVARQVRIRGRVLVCGPEESRADLAVRSRGALAAALTGRQSEVLGSGEELVRASAAAWERAGAEPDAPAPTWTRYVLEPAEAEFFQGDAARRHIRLRYRRTAGGAWLRELLWP from the coding sequence ATGAGCAGCAGCAGCGAGTTCCATGAGGTCCTGCACTCCCTGCGGGTGTGGGACAGCCCGCTCCCCGGCTTCGATGCCGCGGCCGCGCCCGGGGAGCCGCTCGCCCTGTTCCGGGAGTGGTTCGTCCACGCCGCCCGGGCGGGGCAGCCCGAGCCGCACACGATGAGCCTGGCGACGGTGGACTCCGAGGGGCGGCCCGACGTACGCGTGCTCATGCTGCACGACGCCGACGAGCGCGGCTGGCACTTCGCCTCGCACTCCACGAGCGCCAAGGGCCGCCAGCTGGCGGGGCGGGCCGAGGCGGCGCTGTGCTTCTACTGGCCGTCGGTGGCGCGGCAGGTGCGGATCCGGGGCCGGGTCCTCGTGTGCGGGCCCGAGGAGAGCCGGGCGGACCTGGCGGTGCGCTCGCGCGGGGCGCTGGCGGCCGCGCTGACGGGGCGGCAGAGCGAGGTGCTGGGCTCGGGCGAGGAGCTGGTGCGGGCCTCGGCGGCGGCGTGGGAGCGGGCGGGGGCGGAGCCGGACGCGCCGGCGCCGACCTGGACGCGGTACGTACTCGAGCCCGCCGAGGCCGAGTTCTTCCAGGGCGACGCCGCGCGGCGGCACATCCGCCTGCGCTACCGGCGCACCGCCGGGGGCGCGTGGCTGCGGGAGCTGCTCTGGCCCTAG
- a CDS encoding DUF11 domain-containing protein: MSRGTYGPNRARRLRALSTLGAMGLVAGLASGMLAPPAGADPAPTAAVAENPHGKNPVACDGQVYVSFGNPEDQLYTADRGPGAVQFSPLGDPTPFLYNAIGVNPEDRFLYGTSFGGADNELIRFDGHGKFTNLGPIEGLPSDLYISGTFDDEGNYYILADNNRLIYRVGIDHHGKASVTGTIDVEELEDQALDIFDIAFRDGFLWGSTEAGAIARIDIANESVDFFPGVLPGGEDFGGVFVYGNGDLGFFRNSGTLHRLHVKNAAAASPEFTVLSVQDTTPATNLDATSCFLDSSADLAVHKRAPKTVESGATVTYRITVRNEGKEGKKGKKGGDSSGWSLTDRIPSQILNPATTTEGCTITDGTLSCTGGPLQKGHHEQITVTGTAAEVTEATTVSNTATVFGDDADPHKANNTDTATTEITPRPQS; the protein is encoded by the coding sequence GTGAGTCGAGGAACATACGGGCCGAACCGGGCGCGGCGGCTGCGCGCGCTCTCCACTCTGGGCGCGATGGGTCTGGTCGCCGGACTCGCTTCCGGCATGCTGGCCCCACCGGCCGGCGCCGACCCGGCCCCCACGGCGGCGGTCGCGGAGAACCCGCACGGCAAGAACCCCGTCGCGTGCGACGGGCAGGTCTACGTCTCCTTCGGCAACCCGGAGGACCAGCTCTACACCGCCGACAGAGGCCCCGGGGCGGTCCAGTTCTCGCCACTGGGCGACCCGACGCCGTTCCTCTACAACGCCATCGGGGTCAACCCGGAGGACCGCTTCCTCTACGGGACCAGCTTCGGCGGCGCGGACAACGAGCTGATCCGGTTCGACGGCCACGGGAAGTTCACCAACCTCGGCCCCATCGAGGGCCTGCCGTCCGACCTCTACATCTCGGGCACGTTCGACGACGAGGGCAACTACTACATCCTGGCCGACAACAACCGGCTCATCTACCGGGTCGGGATCGACCACCACGGCAAGGCCTCGGTGACGGGGACCATCGACGTCGAGGAGCTGGAGGACCAGGCCCTCGACATCTTCGACATCGCCTTCCGTGACGGGTTCCTGTGGGGCTCCACCGAGGCGGGCGCCATCGCCCGCATCGACATCGCCAACGAGAGCGTGGACTTCTTCCCCGGCGTCCTGCCCGGCGGCGAGGACTTCGGCGGCGTCTTCGTCTACGGCAACGGCGACCTCGGCTTCTTCCGCAATTCCGGCACGCTCCACCGGCTGCACGTGAAGAACGCCGCCGCCGCCAGCCCCGAGTTCACCGTCCTGTCCGTGCAGGACACCACCCCGGCGACGAACCTCGACGCCACCTCCTGCTTCCTCGACTCCTCCGCCGACCTGGCAGTGCACAAGCGCGCCCCCAAGACCGTCGAGTCGGGCGCGACGGTGACCTACCGCATCACCGTGCGCAACGAGGGCAAGGAGGGGAAGAAGGGCAAGAAGGGCGGCGACTCCTCCGGCTGGTCCCTGACCGACCGCATCCCGTCGCAGATCCTGAACCCCGCCACGACGACCGAGGGGTGCACGATCACCGACGGCACCCTCTCCTGCACGGGCGGACCGCTGCAGAAGGGCCACCACGAGCAGATCACGGTGACGGGGACCGCCGCAGAGGTGACGGAGGCCACCACCGTGTC
- a CDS encoding NUDIX domain-containing protein — MHKLIARIWRIIRGPMQWRVLWLAHAKFMVGVTGIVRDDQGRVLLLRHRMWPEGRQWGLPTGYAVKGEEFGATVAREVKEETGLDVKAGRLVNLNSGYKLRVEVAYEASFVGGEITTDSFEILEARWFSPDELPSGLQESHRALILGTAA; from the coding sequence GTGCACAAGCTGATCGCCCGTATCTGGCGCATCATCCGTGGCCCCATGCAGTGGCGTGTCCTGTGGCTGGCACACGCGAAATTCATGGTCGGCGTCACCGGCATCGTCCGCGACGACCAGGGGCGCGTCCTGCTGCTGCGCCACCGCATGTGGCCCGAAGGCCGCCAGTGGGGCCTGCCCACCGGCTACGCCGTCAAGGGCGAGGAATTCGGCGCCACCGTGGCCCGCGAGGTCAAGGAGGAGACCGGACTCGACGTCAAGGCCGGCCGCCTGGTGAACCTGAACAGCGGATACAAACTGCGCGTCGAGGTCGCCTACGAGGCTTCGTTCGTCGGCGGCGAAATCACCACCGACTCGTTCGAGATTCTGGAGGCACGATGGTTCTCCCCGGACGAACTGCCCAGCGGGCTGCAGGAGTCCCACCGGGCGCTGATCCTCGGGACAGCGGCCTGA
- a CDS encoding DoxX family membrane protein, whose protein sequence is MQTVWLTGAEWLAVLRIGLGLWWLESWRHKDKKGWFERGTGIAWAADVAGKHRWPFVKSGFEKVVQPRPKLMAYVVVYAELALGLGLVLGFLTPVALVGGLLLNLLYLVLMIHDWAEQGQNAMMALISLVALLTLSWQTWSLDATIGILL, encoded by the coding sequence ATGCAGACCGTCTGGCTCACCGGGGCCGAATGGCTCGCCGTGCTGCGGATAGGCCTCGGCCTGTGGTGGCTGGAGAGCTGGCGGCACAAGGACAAGAAGGGCTGGTTCGAGCGCGGCACGGGCATCGCCTGGGCCGCCGACGTCGCCGGCAAGCACCGCTGGCCCTTCGTGAAGAGCGGCTTCGAGAAGGTCGTCCAGCCGAGGCCCAAGCTGATGGCGTACGTGGTCGTCTACGCCGAACTCGCGCTCGGGCTCGGCCTGGTGCTCGGCTTCCTCACCCCGGTCGCCCTCGTCGGCGGGCTGCTGCTGAACCTGCTCTACCTGGTCCTGATGATCCACGACTGGGCCGAGCAGGGGCAGAACGCGATGATGGCGCTCATCTCGCTCGTCGCGCTCCTCACCCTGTCCTGGCAGACCTGGTCCCTCGACGCGACGATCGGAATCCTCCTTTGA
- a CDS encoding helix-turn-helix transcriptional regulator: MRTGSLTHLGISPEDEDLYRCLLRLTEGTPTVLAGHLGRPVPEVEEGAGRLESMELTSLADNGSIRPAPPAIAVQRLIDLRLRELREELRRVAAEQRVVESLLAERDAVRPVAREASERPAIERVEGTPNVRAVIDELTFFTREEGLTTQPHGALSPASIEASRPLDARILRRGIRMRTIMRPAAVEDAPTLAYLQEISAMGAEIRISDKPLERMLVFDRAAALTPIDPQNPRLGALVIRETGLVANLVSLFERMWSDSVPLEEAVAARQGPEGELSVIERKVLATMYQAEKDESGAREVGVSVRTYRKYVADLMQRLGATNRFQAALLARDHGWI; encoded by the coding sequence TTGCGCACCGGAAGCCTCACCCACCTGGGGATATCACCAGAGGACGAAGACCTGTACCGATGCCTGCTCCGTCTCACGGAAGGCACACCCACCGTCCTGGCCGGCCACCTCGGCCGGCCCGTTCCGGAAGTGGAGGAGGGGGCGGGGCGGCTGGAGTCGATGGAGCTGACCTCCCTGGCCGACAACGGCAGCATCCGGCCAGCCCCGCCGGCGATCGCCGTACAGCGGCTGATCGACCTGCGGCTGCGGGAGCTGCGCGAGGAACTGCGGCGGGTGGCGGCCGAGCAGCGGGTCGTGGAATCGCTGCTGGCGGAGCGTGACGCGGTACGTCCGGTCGCGCGCGAGGCGTCGGAGCGGCCGGCCATCGAGCGGGTAGAGGGGACGCCCAACGTCCGGGCGGTGATCGACGAGCTGACGTTCTTCACCCGTGAGGAAGGGCTGACCACCCAGCCGCACGGGGCGCTCAGCCCGGCCAGCATCGAGGCGTCCCGGCCGCTGGACGCCCGGATCCTGCGGCGCGGCATCCGGATGCGCACGATCATGCGCCCGGCGGCGGTGGAGGACGCGCCGACGCTGGCCTACCTCCAGGAGATCTCGGCGATGGGGGCGGAGATCCGGATCTCGGACAAGCCGCTGGAGCGGATGCTGGTCTTCGACCGGGCGGCCGCGCTGACCCCGATCGATCCGCAGAACCCGCGCCTGGGCGCCCTGGTGATCCGGGAGACGGGGCTGGTGGCCAACCTGGTCTCGCTGTTCGAGCGGATGTGGTCGGACTCCGTCCCCCTGGAGGAGGCGGTCGCGGCCCGGCAGGGCCCGGAGGGCGAGCTGAGCGTGATCGAGCGCAAGGTGCTGGCCACCATGTACCAGGCGGAGAAGGACGAGAGCGGGGCCCGCGAGGTGGGGGTGTCGGTCCGTACGTACCGCAAGTACGTGGCGGACCTGATGCAGCGCCTGGGCGCGACGAACCGCTTCCAGGCAGCCCTCCTGGCCCGCGACCACGGCTGGATCTGA
- a CDS encoding helix-turn-helix domain-containing protein — MGDSLGDVLRQARSAKRLSQGEVGKDVGYSGSWLSRVEAGKIQPDHAALAALCGVLGLTAADVGLEGDDVHRRNVLTLGLGVGIAAALPGTAAAAAADPKELVERSLFRLPEARPTSRASLAAALTEARTVFQEAQYSRLSRTLPSLISGSLASQAHDIAARAYVLLAQLAIKNYQGPFAGIAAERARAQAELTGHAVVMGEAAHSMGVTLRRGGEYQAAIDHLRQAADRLGSRSEELAMRGTLMLTASYSAAQAGWRGQAMELIGQAEETAKRRESAAQRLYIPGVFGQDQTKVFRISVHHALGEDDQALNHAEKIDPRRLPNAERRGRMCMDVARVWQGLGEPEKAFHALRALASYAPEEATRPKVRAIASELLVMNPEMPGLRRFSQKIGATV, encoded by the coding sequence ATGGGCGATTCGCTGGGGGATGTGCTGCGGCAGGCTCGGAGCGCCAAACGACTGTCGCAAGGGGAAGTGGGTAAGGACGTCGGATACTCCGGTTCCTGGCTGTCGCGGGTAGAAGCCGGGAAGATCCAGCCGGACCATGCCGCGCTGGCCGCTTTGTGTGGTGTCCTGGGCCTGACTGCTGCTGATGTCGGACTCGAAGGGGATGACGTGCACCGCCGAAACGTGCTTACGCTCGGTCTGGGAGTCGGTATCGCCGCCGCTCTGCCCGGCACGGCCGCCGCAGCCGCTGCCGATCCCAAGGAGCTGGTGGAGCGGTCGCTGTTCCGTCTGCCCGAGGCGCGGCCGACGTCCCGAGCGTCGCTTGCGGCTGCGCTGACCGAGGCCCGGACGGTGTTCCAGGAGGCGCAGTACAGCAGGCTGAGCCGCACCCTGCCGTCGCTGATCTCTGGCTCCCTGGCGTCGCAGGCCCACGACATCGCAGCCCGCGCATACGTGCTGCTCGCCCAGCTCGCGATCAAGAACTACCAGGGTCCGTTCGCCGGTATCGCGGCCGAGCGGGCCCGTGCGCAGGCGGAGCTGACGGGCCATGCGGTGGTGATGGGGGAGGCGGCGCACTCGATGGGCGTCACGCTGCGGCGCGGCGGGGAGTATCAGGCGGCCATCGACCATCTTCGGCAGGCAGCGGACCGGCTCGGTAGCCGGTCCGAAGAACTGGCCATGCGGGGGACGCTGATGCTGACGGCCTCGTACAGTGCCGCGCAGGCCGGTTGGCGGGGGCAGGCCATGGAGCTGATCGGGCAGGCTGAGGAGACCGCCAAGCGCCGGGAGAGCGCCGCTCAGCGCCTCTACATCCCGGGCGTCTTCGGCCAGGACCAGACGAAGGTCTTCCGGATCTCGGTTCACCACGCGCTCGGCGAGGACGACCAGGCGCTGAATCACGCGGAGAAGATCGACCCCCGCCGACTGCCGAACGCGGAGAGGCGGGGCCGGATGTGCATGGACGTTGCCCGCGTGTGGCAGGGTCTCGGCGAGCCGGAGAAGGCGTTTCACGCCCTGCGTGCTCTGGCCTCGTACGCACCCGAGGAGGCGACCCGGCCGAAGGTGAGGGCCATCGCCTCGGAGCTGCTGGTGATGAACCCGGAGATGCCGGGGCTGCGCAGGTTCTCCCAGAAGATCGGCGCGACTGTCTGA
- the mpaM gene encoding daptide-type RiPP biosynthesis methyltransferase, which translates to MTTTLTTTPMSEAGHRLPTPADVPGRAGELLASLGERAVLCDLYDAVGASVYHDLAGTGTHEVRELLALVRRIPGPVLDLAAGSGRLTLPLLALGREVTALELSPYMLELLDRRLADAPPALRGRCLPVRADMSDFALGRRFGAIVLGTTTISLLDAEGRQGLYRAVREHLEPGGRFLLSTVDMTATASGPAEVDMEIVTDSGRAYRLFEHWTPDAGSRTVTLFPAVTAATGPVQVCTTTIGVLPAELLEAELAAAGFSVRSRHPLPAVGERHHDVLLETEVTP; encoded by the coding sequence ATGACCACGACACTGACGACGACACCCATGTCGGAGGCGGGCCACCGCCTCCCCACCCCCGCCGACGTCCCCGGACGGGCCGGCGAGCTGCTGGCCTCCCTCGGTGAGCGGGCCGTGCTGTGCGACCTGTACGACGCGGTCGGCGCCTCCGTCTACCACGACCTCGCCGGCACCGGCACCCACGAGGTGCGCGAGCTGCTCGCCCTGGTCCGCCGCATCCCGGGCCCCGTGCTCGACCTGGCGGCCGGCTCCGGACGCCTGACGCTGCCCCTGCTGGCGCTGGGCCGCGAGGTCACCGCGCTGGAACTCTCCCCGTACATGCTGGAGTTGCTTGACCGGCGGCTCGCGGACGCCCCGCCCGCCCTGCGCGGGCGCTGCCTGCCCGTACGGGCCGACATGAGCGACTTCGCCCTCGGCCGGCGCTTCGGTGCGATCGTGCTGGGCACCACCACGATCTCCCTGCTCGACGCCGAGGGTCGCCAGGGCCTCTACCGGGCGGTGCGCGAACACCTCGAGCCCGGCGGCCGGTTCCTCCTCTCGACGGTCGACATGACCGCCACCGCGTCCGGTCCCGCCGAGGTCGACATGGAGATCGTGACCGACAGCGGCCGCGCCTACCGGCTCTTCGAGCACTGGACCCCCGACGCGGGCAGCCGCACCGTCACCCTCTTCCCCGCCGTGACGGCCGCGACAGGCCCCGTGCAGGTCTGCACCACCACCATCGGCGTCCTGCCCGCCGAACTGCTGGAGGCCGAACTGGCCGCCGCCGGGTTCTCGGTCCGCTCCCGGCACCCGCTGCCCGCCGTGGGCGAGCGCCACCACGACGTACTCCTGGAGACGGAGGTGACCCCGTGA
- a CDS encoding Zn-ribbon domain-containing OB-fold protein, whose translation MSAVRYDLPETDEFTRPYWDAAAEGRLLLRRCADCGRAHHYPREFCPSCWAGEDRVTWEPASGRATLYTWSVVHRNDLPPFGTRVPYAAAVVDLAEGPRMMTEVVDCPYEDLRVGMPLRVSFREAAEGVWLAVFRPYGMTP comes from the coding sequence TTGAGCGCCGTACGGTACGACCTCCCCGAGACGGACGAGTTCACCCGCCCCTACTGGGACGCCGCCGCCGAAGGCCGCCTGCTGCTGCGCCGCTGCGCCGACTGCGGGCGCGCCCACCACTACCCGCGCGAGTTCTGCCCCTCGTGCTGGGCCGGCGAGGACCGGGTGACCTGGGAGCCGGCGAGCGGCCGCGCGACGCTCTACACCTGGTCGGTGGTCCACCGCAACGACCTCCCGCCCTTCGGTACGCGCGTCCCCTACGCGGCGGCCGTCGTCGACCTCGCGGAGGGACCCCGGATGATGACCGAGGTCGTCGACTGCCCGTACGAGGACCTCCGCGTCGGCATGCCCCTGCGCGTCTCCTTCCGGGAGGCGGCGGAGGGGGTCTGGCTGGCGGTCTTCCGGCCGTACGGGATGACTCCCTAG
- the mpaD gene encoding daptide-type RiPP biosynthesis aminotransferase — MNETTPPGHHPLWPSLTVPQDQGRDDLCAVSAQGVRVRFADGRELLDGSSGLWNTNIGYGNEEIARAAAQALREASYLSVFRYENSYARRAAEALVEAAGPGHYGRVLFSTSGGAANDLVMKVARQYHALREQPQRKVVVGLRGSYHGLTYGSFALTGDDLGQQLYGVDQRLVRHVAPNDPAELGTLMARQGGQIAAVVVEPVLGSGAVPLTEEYLGELLRLRREHGFLLVADEVATGFGRTGSLFASQQWAEQPDLLVSSKGLTNGTSAAAVVIASRRVAAAFTEAGAVLTHGETQAGTPVTCATILATLDEMRRLDAVALGRRLSARLDTELAALVADHPRVAATTGLGLFRSVRLCDPDGTPFPQDQVHALVRAVREAGAIVHPGVNGVQLFPALTYTDADLTELLACVTAGLDIHLARTAAPAAQALAAEALA; from the coding sequence GTGAACGAGACGACACCCCCCGGCCACCACCCCCTGTGGCCGTCCCTGACCGTACCGCAGGACCAGGGCCGCGACGACCTCTGCGCGGTCTCCGCCCAGGGCGTACGGGTCCGCTTCGCCGACGGACGCGAACTGCTCGACGGCTCCAGCGGCCTGTGGAACACCAACATCGGCTACGGCAACGAGGAGATCGCCCGCGCCGCCGCGCAGGCCCTGCGCGAGGCCTCGTACCTCTCCGTCTTCCGCTACGAGAACTCCTACGCCCGGCGCGCCGCCGAGGCACTGGTCGAGGCGGCCGGCCCCGGACACTACGGCCGGGTGCTGTTCTCCACCTCCGGCGGCGCCGCCAACGACCTGGTCATGAAGGTCGCCCGGCAGTACCACGCACTGCGCGAACAGCCGCAGCGCAAGGTGGTCGTCGGCCTGCGCGGCAGCTACCACGGCCTGACCTACGGCAGCTTCGCCCTGACCGGCGACGACCTCGGCCAGCAGCTCTACGGCGTCGACCAGCGGCTCGTCCGCCACGTCGCCCCCAACGACCCGGCCGAGCTGGGCACGCTCATGGCCCGCCAGGGCGGCCAGATCGCCGCCGTCGTCGTCGAGCCGGTGCTCGGCAGCGGGGCCGTCCCCCTCACCGAGGAGTACCTCGGGGAACTGCTGCGGCTGCGCCGGGAGCACGGCTTCCTGCTGGTCGCCGACGAGGTCGCCACCGGCTTCGGCCGCACCGGCAGCCTCTTCGCCTCCCAGCAGTGGGCCGAACAGCCCGACCTGCTCGTCTCCTCCAAGGGACTCACCAACGGCACCAGCGCGGCGGCCGTCGTGATCGCCTCCCGCCGGGTGGCGGCGGCCTTCACCGAGGCCGGCGCGGTCCTCACCCACGGGGAGACCCAGGCCGGCACCCCGGTCACCTGCGCCACCATCCTCGCCACCCTCGACGAGATGCGCCGCCTCGACGCGGTCGCCCTCGGCCGGCGGCTGTCGGCCCGGCTGGACACCGAACTGGCCGCGCTCGTCGCCGACCACCCCCGGGTGGCGGCCACCACCGGCCTGGGCCTCTTCCGCTCCGTCCGGCTGTGCGACCCGGACGGGACCCCCTTCCCGCAGGATCAGGTGCACGCCCTGGTGCGGGCGGTCCGGGAGGCCGGCGCCATCGTGCACCCCGGGGTCAACGGGGTGCAGCTCTTCCCCGCCCTCACCTACACCGACGCCGACCTCACGGAACTGCTGGCCTGCGTCACCGCCGGACTGGACATCCACCTGGCACGGACCGCCGCCCCGGCGGCGCAAGCCCTCGCCGCCGAGGCCCTGGCGTGA
- the mpaB gene encoding daptide biosynthesis RiPP recognition protein, translated as MAGIKRHLMLWGTGKPGAELSAEGAATVVLENPEHLSTLLGSDLVGPRSVVFTPGHAEDTDTPQGPVIAGYEGSLSEPGAECSLGTDFYLQIQNYGISAYMSVVGPTLIRVADEMDQSAYLADADQARQAGDFPDFLTNPVIQLADLPALGAGTAGDGPRRRLYADQDGVLSTAPGGARIGVLGEDTLEQVETRWLLSQAAAGQGPAAERPWLGRYLAAVGAVRDLRARGLADVKVSGFGGRLGAAAASVPADEAMDTTDALLPLLLWSGESAFVHDPASGRTFGLDPVAAALAEVLLVAGSVAAGSVYADRAGLEQVAAYFADAGITLCAAGDSARELVTAGH; from the coding sequence ATGGCGGGAATCAAACGGCATCTGATGCTCTGGGGTACGGGAAAGCCGGGCGCGGAACTCTCCGCGGAGGGCGCCGCGACGGTCGTCCTGGAGAATCCGGAGCACCTTTCCACGCTGCTCGGCTCGGATCTCGTCGGCCCGCGCTCCGTGGTGTTCACCCCCGGCCACGCCGAGGACACGGACACGCCGCAGGGGCCCGTCATCGCCGGTTACGAGGGCTCCCTGAGCGAGCCCGGCGCCGAATGCTCCCTCGGCACCGACTTCTACCTCCAGATCCAGAACTACGGCATCAGCGCCTACATGTCGGTCGTCGGCCCCACCCTGATCCGCGTCGCCGACGAGATGGACCAGAGCGCCTACCTCGCCGACGCCGACCAGGCCCGGCAGGCGGGGGACTTCCCCGACTTCCTGACCAACCCCGTCATCCAGCTCGCCGACCTGCCCGCCCTCGGCGCCGGTACGGCCGGCGACGGCCCGCGTCGCAGGCTCTACGCCGACCAGGACGGAGTCCTGTCCACCGCCCCGGGCGGCGCCCGGATCGGCGTCCTCGGCGAGGACACCCTGGAGCAGGTCGAGACCCGCTGGCTGCTGTCGCAGGCCGCCGCCGGGCAGGGACCGGCCGCCGAGCGCCCCTGGCTGGGGCGCTACCTCGCCGCGGTCGGCGCCGTCCGCGACCTGCGGGCCCGCGGCCTGGCCGACGTGAAGGTCTCCGGCTTCGGCGGGCGCCTCGGCGCCGCCGCGGCCTCCGTACCGGCCGACGAGGCGATGGACACCACCGACGCGCTGCTGCCGCTGCTGCTGTGGTCGGGCGAGAGCGCCTTCGTCCACGACCCGGCGAGCGGGCGCACCTTCGGCCTCGACCCGGTCGCCGCCGCCCTCGCCGAGGTGCTGCTGGTGGCCGGTTCGGTCGCGGCGGGCTCCGTCTACGCCGACCGGGCCGGACTGGAGCAGGTCGCGGCGTACTTCGCGGACGCCGGGATCACCCTGTGCGCGGCCGGTGACAGCGCCCGCGAACTCGTGACGGCGGGGCACTGA
- a CDS encoding LLM class flavin-dependent oxidoreductase translates to MTAYSVLIPFLPRRPEQILPYAGLVHWTHAERLWQGQSLMVEPHHGFVHAAGAGFRVPTGLGVTLMPLRHPYEAAVQARSLALATGQPVTAGFGPGAPSLQQALLGAPYRSPLTAAREYLTAVRGLLAGRHVQMAGEYVTCDAQLAPFPSAPVELGLGVLRPAMARLAGEVADVAITWLTPAAYLRDTVLPALREGAEKAGRPVPRLTAMVPLALARPDRTAGEIALASNSAHLGLPHYIDMLRKSGIGITGTDREADARALAEGRGFLCGDLAELLAQLKEYEEAGVDEVVLNVTGVANLYGPQAATEELRTILSALA, encoded by the coding sequence ATGACCGCATACTCGGTACTCATACCGTTCCTGCCGCGCCGGCCGGAACAGATCCTCCCCTACGCCGGCCTCGTCCACTGGACCCACGCGGAGCGGCTCTGGCAGGGACAGTCCCTGATGGTCGAACCCCACCACGGGTTCGTCCACGCGGCCGGAGCCGGCTTCCGGGTCCCGACCGGGCTGGGCGTGACGCTGATGCCACTGCGCCACCCCTACGAGGCCGCCGTCCAGGCCCGCTCGCTGGCCCTGGCCACCGGGCAGCCGGTGACCGCCGGCTTCGGGCCCGGGGCGCCGTCCCTCCAGCAGGCCCTGCTCGGAGCCCCGTACCGCAGTCCGCTCACCGCGGCCCGCGAGTACCTGACGGCGGTGCGCGGCCTGCTGGCCGGCCGGCACGTGCAGATGGCGGGCGAGTACGTCACCTGCGACGCGCAGCTCGCGCCCTTCCCCTCCGCCCCGGTGGAGCTGGGGCTCGGCGTACTGCGGCCCGCGATGGCCCGGCTCGCCGGGGAGGTCGCCGACGTGGCGATCACCTGGCTGACCCCGGCCGCCTACCTGCGGGACACCGTGCTGCCGGCGCTGCGCGAAGGCGCGGAGAAGGCCGGCCGGCCGGTGCCCCGGCTGACGGCCATGGTGCCGCTGGCGCTCGCCCGGCCCGACCGGACAGCGGGTGAGATCGCGCTGGCCAGCAACTCCGCGCACCTGGGACTTCCGCACTACATCGACATGCTCCGCAAGTCCGGGATCGGCATCACCGGCACGGACCGGGAAGCGGACGCCCGCGCCCTGGCCGAAGGCCGCGGATTCCTCTGCGGCGACCTCGCGGAACTCCTCGCGCAGCTGAAGGAGTACGAGGAGGCCGGCGTCGACGAGGTCGTCCTGAACGTCACCGGCGTGGCCAATCTCTACGGCCCGCAGGCGGCCACCGAAGAACTCAGGACGATTCTGTCCGCCCTGGCCTAG